The Pseudophryne corroboree isolate aPseCor3 chromosome 12, aPseCor3.hap2, whole genome shotgun sequence genomic sequence tggacaggcgtgttaaagccttgtctactgtgggagaggattcccaatgcaccctgtcctgtgtagggaaagggtatgccataaaaatccttttgggaatctgtagcTTCTTatttggagtttcccaagccttttcacataagtcgttaagttcatgggatggaggaaagtttaccacaggtttcttttccttatacatgcgcaccctcgtgtcgggcaccgagggctcatcagttatatgcaaaacatcttttattgcaataatcatgtactgaatactttttgtcaccctagggtgcaatcttgcttcatcatagtcgacactggaatcagagtccgtgtcggtatctgggtccactatttgtgagaagggacgtttctgcgaccccgacgggtcctgtgtgtCGGTGCAATCCGTAGATTGACCTcctgtcgacaccctggactctgctttgtccagcctcttatgtagtgaagctacacttgcatttaacatatgccacatatccatccaatcctgagtcggcaccacctactgggacacaccactcatctgttccacctcctctttggataagccttccgcttcagacatgccgacacacacgtaccgacaccccacacacacagggatatagctataaggggacaattccctaaagaaggccctttggagagacagagagagagtatgccagcacacacccagcgccaaactgacactggaacacACCCTGATAGCGCTTTATATGAAAATATATTGATTTTCCCACTCACTGCTCCtgttatgtgcccccctcctctttttccagccctCTAAACTCGTTCAgcaggggagccagcgttctctgcagctgctgtggagaaaatggcgctggttagtgctgagggatcaagctccgccccctccagtggcgggcttcagtcccgcttctATAATCAAATAATGGCGGGGGATCgtttatttactgcctccgcagcctaacaaaCTTATTCTGTGCCAgtaatgaggtttattgctgcccagggcgcgccccctgcgccatgcacccatcagtgccatgtttgtgtgtgttgtgtgggagcaatggcgcgcagcttactgctgcacgtttacctcaggaagatctgaagtcttctgccgcctttgaagtcttctttcttcttatactcacccggcttcttttttccggctctgtgaggaggaaggcggcgcggctccgggacgaaccccaggatgagacctgtgttccgactccctctggagctaatggtgtccagtagcctaagaagcagagcccttgaactcttaagaagtaggtctgcttctctcccctcagtcccacgatgcagggagcctgttgccagcagagctccctgaaaataaaaaacctaacaaaattctttaacagaaaactcaggagagctccctgtaatgcaccctatctcctctgggcacaggatctaactgaggtctggaggaggggcatagagggagaagccagtgcacacctatactAAAAGTtcgttataggtgcccatgtctcctgcggagcccgtctataccccatggtccttacggagttcccagcatcctctaggacgtaagagaaatcttttTTAGTTAATTTTTTAAATTATGTTTTTAGAATGAACTCTTAGTAAATTGCATAATTTATGGAAAATGTGAATTTATAGTACTGTCATCTTTACTGGTATGCTTATTAAAAACTTGTTACTCTACAGTGGTGTAACTCGCAGAGGCAATGGCAACACCTGACTCCAGGCTCTAagtcctgaaggggcacctgcataaaagatcttaacatgtatagtttggagcagagaagggaatggggggacatgatacaaactttcaaatataccaagggtcttaacaaagttcaggagggaaacattcttcaaaggaaaagaagtattagaactcgaggacatacactgagactggagggggggaggttcaggggaaatttaaggaaaaattacttcacagaaagggtagtggataagtggaatagcctcccatcagaggtggtagaggctaagactgtagaataatttaaacatgcttgggataagcatatgaacatccttacaaagaattaaggttcaaaaagggttgagattacctaaaggataaaaaaaggggcagactagatgggccaagtggttcttatctgccgtcaaattctatgtgtctATGCATGTACAGCACCActtgtgtggttcacagcaggatccaagtgtgaccagtggtcttccaatggagctctgcggagcacccactgctgctgcataGTTAATCAGCTGTTTCCCAGGAGCCAATtcactaatgggggggggggggggcaggcaccaaACTATAACTTGCCTCAGGGCGACTGGGATGAACATACGTCCCTGTTACTCTATACTTTAAATTAATAACATATTTTAGAAAATGTAGTGAAAATTCTGGCACTTTACAACTGCTAGACTATATTATATAATGTAACTTAcatatttattttttggtgcaccTTGGAGAATATGGTCTGTAATTTTGATTAATGAAATTATTTTGGCAGTGCTGGAGAACCTCTAAATTAACCTAGATCTGGGTTACATCTATAAATGTGTGGTCATATTGTATTAAAATATGTTTTAGTTTACACATTGAAGTTCTGAAGATAAGTAAATCATGTCTTATACACAGAATTATTGAACACAATGTTACATAGATTGTAAATGGTCAGCAATGTTTACATTTGCTTTAGAATTTGAAAAATATAATTATAGTGTACTTAAAAACCTGCATCAATTGTCAATGATTCCTGTCAGATGGGTGACAAAGCTGACAGACTATTCCAAACGTGCGTCTTTCTGCTTAGTAATGTTGTTTTTCAActcctttgttttaattaaacacacGTTCCCAACAATTGCTTTCACTAATCCCTTTGTATTCACTGTGTATCCCAGATGTTCTTAAAACACAAAAACATAATAGGTTTTGGCAGAGTCTGACCTTAGACAAACGGCTGTATATGGTAGTAAAATATTGTTATACACTTTATGTAACATGGGTATCATGATTTTGATAGTAACGTAAAGATAAGATACTGCACCTTTTGTTAAGTTAAAACTGAAAACTATTAGATTATAGGTTTGTGATTGAGGTATGCCTGAGGCACACTGTTATGTAACTAAGTGACTTTAGTCTCCACCCCATTACATGGTGCTACTGTAGTATATATAATGGCATAGCACTGATGGCTTGTATATTTTACTGAAGCAAAGCTACTTAGAGTATTGAAGATATTGAGTAAGTCATATTTGTGTTGTCTGATCATTTCTTTCTCTCTAGAACATGTACATAATATGTCAAGATATTATTCTGTTACATTATATTTAAGAAACAGGATTTaaatggaaatatatatatttaaaatgcaTGACAGGTGGTAGAACAGTTTCAAAGACAATTGATGATGATGACTTGAATACAACTACTTTTTTAAAGTATGTTAATGTTTTATTTAAAGAGTTCAGTATATAGAGTAAAGTAAATAAAGTTTCAAAATCTTATACTGACCAAATGTGTGcttaaagctaaaaaaaaaatctagaatatATTATAAAATTAAAATTAATTTCTAAACATTTCAAAGTAACATCgataattgtttttttatttttgacaatttttttttaggtatataaaatGACAAACATCAACCCATACAGAAGTATTTTACTGCTAGCTCTATGTTACCTGCAAATGATATCTCAGGTAAGTAAAGATGTTTTTGGAGTCAATTCCCTGTATTGTTAAAACACGGGACACAATTATTCTGTATTATACAGTTTATGGATACAGAGCATTCACTATTTGTTTTTTCTAATCAAAGAAATCTACATTGACCAACAACAACATTAAAACTTACTTTTTATTTTCTGTTTGCCTTTATTAAATAATAATTTATTAACttttaacatatatatattgtttttaaaaaGTCTGCTTTAGCAAAATATATTTACTAGAAGTCATTTTAACACTTTATGGTCTGTTTTAATATTATTATGCACAAGATAaaagatacatttatataatgtctGAATTTCTGTTATATAATAGCCAGGTGAGAGTTACAAAACTAGAATAATGTAAACTGTTTTTCAATCAACAGGCTGAAGGTGTAAGTACAGCACAAGGTAAGAATTATATATACTTGTCTGTCTAATTTAGAAGCTGCTGCATTTTCTATAATGCTAAACATTAGTTTCACAATCAATAGTCACAGCTATGACCCCGCACACCGGAATAAAATTGAATTTGGGATCTTAATGTACCTTGTTCCATAGGATATGACTGTTCAGATATCTGGAAAAGAAACAAAACTGCTAAGAGTGGAATCTACACAATACAACCAGAAGGTGCTAACGTTAATTTCCAGGTGAGACAAGTCTGTGTGAGAATCCTAAAAGTGATGTATAGGGAAATTGCTACAGTATTTGgattcaaaataataaataattttgAGCACCATAGATAATATAAACTAAATTCCATTTATGAGCTGTTTATTCCCACCCTGTCCTAAGCATTTCCAACATCAGTAAGTTATTTAATCATGATTCTTATCAGTGGTGCACTCGGGGGGGATCTGAATACCAGGAACTCTTCTCCCATCCTTCCTAAATGGACCCATGTTTTTAAATTGGCCTTGGCCTGCAGCACATAAAAGATGGCCAAGAAGTaggcacacatattatatatatatatatatatatatatatatatatatatatatatatatatatattcgaaaatagaaacgggggcgctcagataTCACAGTGCACTaccaataataaatataaatgtaaaatcAAGTGTGTACAGTACGTGACACTTCCTCTAGAgtgagagtggctgcaaccttcagcaataaatatgtgcttggaaaacacgtAAAAAAGATtttcagaaagtgaagaaaagggcgcctattagtgtctaataaaattatataaaaaatagagctggtgtgattgagaacaggatccccatgatgaagtctaattaaggacgaaacgcgttgggactgatgcacctgaacttcccttatgggcagataagctgttttaatatttattttttgtacgtttgaatttttactatttatcttggatgtttacgaaaaatctgatgtatcccattcctaatatggacagataagcttgtcattcatttttatcttgtacgctcgcattacttctaccttttatgttttatgtgttgtattaaatattgtgaaaaacttttaaaaagtccctggctgtggatttaaaattttgggatttgcctatacccagaaagttttttaacacataattggttcatttAAATCTGAAAATTGTGTATCTTGTACTTCTACCTTTATGctttatgtgtgttttattattgtgaaaaacttttaaaaaaatccctggctgtggattttaaattttgggatttaccgttacccagaaagttttttataacacACATTTGGTTcatatgatctgtagattgtgattgcgtaaaaacagtacgcgctatgttattttgttcttcttttttcatgtacctatacgggtcctatgactgaagcaaaagtctgtttatgccagataagtagtatcctgttctcaatcacaccagctctattttttatataattttattagacactaataggcgcccttttcttcactttctgaaaaaaaaaaaaaaaatatatatatatatatatatatataaagtcatcAAAATGCTGTGGTGCTCTCCTAGCCAGCTGACCTCACAAAAGCCTCCATGTCTGTCCACTGCTTCCCTCCCCTGTCATCATTCATTGCCCCACTACCTTATGCTACAGCAACTGCGAGTGGGGGTCTGGAATTTGTAGTATCAGGTGTATAGGAGTGTAGCAGGGGTGAAGGTGGTGTTGGGGCCACAGTTGGGGAGTGTCCCTGAGTGAAGGAGTGTAGTTGAATGCAATCACGAACTCATGTGATGACATTTATCACCCTTGAATAATTATCTATCCAAgtatctgagtgtgtgtgtgtgtgtgtgtgtgtgtgtgtgtgtgtgtgtgtgtgtatttgtaaaaaaaaaatgcacacactCAATAAACTTCTCTGTGTGCAAGGTCACAAAAGTTATATAACAACATCCATCCTCAAAGTATCCACCAGGGACTCTAATAAggaggatgtatgtatgtatgtatgtatgtatgtatgtatgtatgtatgtgtattactGTTTTACTGCTATCtacgtctgtctgagtgccgccttctttaccaaTCCATATtcagaggtcttcgcctccaggagggcaccgcagcacctacTATCTTAAGAGAGAGTGCCGAGTAcacagtattctatatatatatatatatatatatatatatataaaaccataagCCTGGCACTCCGTTTCAGGGTATTTTAAGtatttgctgtggtgccctccataGGTCAAAGTCATGGACCAATATAGAACTGGAATATAGCGGCACTCCACAGGCTTGAAATAAAGTTAAAAGATCATACTTTGTTGGTCCAACGGCGTTTCGGGGTCTAGCACCATCGTCAGGGACAAGCGTTCAGCATACAAATAAACTACATACAGACATTTATACCAACTGTAATTGCCTTGTACCATATGGTATAAATGTCTGTATGTATTTTATTTGTATGTGGAACGCTTGTCCCTGACAATGGGGCTAGACCCTGAAACGCCGCTGGACCAATAAAGTATGATCTTTTAACTTTATTTCAAGCCTGTGGAAAGCCGCTATAttctagttttatatatatatatatatatatatatacatacatatatgtatatatatatatatatatatatatatatatacatatacacatacatatatacacacacacacacacaatatcagTGCCAACTGTTAATATGTGAAGTGCTGGTTCAAACAATTAAGAggaataaaacattttttacattatgtcattctgccgcccccccccccccccccttcccccatgcagGTGTCCTGTGAAATGTCAGCGACCGGTGGTTGGACCCTTATGCAGAATCACAATGGAGAGGATGGGTTGTCCTTCAACCAAGTGTGGGCTGACTTTGAAAATGGATTTGGAAGACTTGATGGTAAATGGCTGCATTGGAGCCACAGAGCTGGCAGTCAGATTGTTAACACCTCGACATTCATGCTATAtcaacagtcaaaatgtcaacaggccATGTTAGGGTTATTGTTGGGGTGCGGTTGGGGTTTAAATGACCATAAATCCCTATGTTGACATTCCGATTATCATCATTATGTCAACGATGACAATGTGTATGACAATATTTCACACTGTAATGCTACCTTTAGATGACATCATTGCTTTCAATGTAACATGTCATCCATGCAACACATTGTGATTGGTTTAGTGTAACAGGAGGAGCACGCAGCATTATATGTGACAGTTCTATTTATACACCTGTGGGACAGTCATGAACATTGTCCTACAGGTGATTGTGGATAAGAAGGCATGACCTGTCAGACAATTATCTGGAGAACAGCTTTTTATACATTTGCACGAAGATGTTTGATGAACTTAATCATGTATTTGATTGATGTGTTGTTAAAGGTGAACACTGGCTGGGGCTCAAATACATTTTTCTCCTGACGCATCAAAATTCTAGACCTAGCAAGCTGCGAATCAGCATTGGGGACTTTGCAGGCAACTTAGCTTATGCCCAGTACACTGCCTTCAGCGTTGGGAATGCAGGACTCTTCTACAAGCTCTCAGTAGGAAGTTACTCGGGCACAGCAGGTGAGTGGCCAGAGAGCAATTATACTTCCTGTTTAATACCGGCAGAATATGTGGAAAGGGTAAAATTATGGGACAAGAGGACATTAATGCTTTAAATAAATTATAATACACTCACAAATGTCTTGTTATATTCCTCACATTGCAGGAGACGCCTTCCGTGGGGATATCGGCAATACTGCAACCAATCAGGACGGCAGCTATTTCAGCACTCAGGACAAACCCAATGACAACTGTACCCCAATGTGCTCCACTGGTGACATCTTGTATCCGAGCTGCAGTTACTATCAGCAAGCTGGATGGTGGTTTAATGCCTGTGGGTTAGCAAACCTGAATGGGGATTGGCACAGTTCAGATGATAATTCTTACTGGATATCTTCAGTGTCGTGGCCAACATGGAGGGCCAACCAGTCCCTGAAATTCAGCAAGATGTATGTGATTTTCGATTAGCAGGAAAAAGTATGGGGACAAATATTTAGTTACGCATCATAATATGTTGCGGTCATAGTGGGATATTAGATAGAGGTGATGGTTTGGGAAATGTAGGTGGTCGGTAGTTGATTTGTTTGAAAGTAATTTTTTATCCTCTTCTCAACGTCACCCCCCAAAGACCCAACTGTATCTTACCCAACTCTATGTCTACTTATTCCTTTCTGTGCTGTTTCTGGAGTCTCATAGTATTCTATCAGAACATACACAGTATAACCTCCTTGGGAACTAATACTGGGAGACACAACACTAAGACGTGGCTCATTGTCTAGTAACCTTTGTAGTATTACAGCTAGATTCTGAATAATGTGTGCCCCTAATAACGGGATGACTCTAATTAGTAAAACCCACACAAATGCACACACTAGGGGgccaatttactaaggtgggacatTTTCCACATAGGATATATCCGTTTCAGTCTAGAATATCTTATGCAATTCGTATCACTCACATATTTAGAAAGGCAGAATAGAGACTTATCAAATTGTATCCAACCCCGTCTCTTATTACATGTCCTTATTCTGGGTCATTAACAGCATCAGAGAATATCTGCACTACATTATGAATATTGAGTGGGTTGGGATGGTGAGGAGCTGTCTGGAAtaccttggggggtaattcagatccgatcgctgttgtgcgtttttgcacagtgggtaaTCAGGTCTAAACTCCGAATGCGTATGACCGCAATGTGCAGGGGCGTCAGACAACAACAGAGGTCATcactggtcagcgatgggatggttaaaaaaatccatttacacgggcgttcgcaacgtgattgacagaaggaggcagtttgtgggtggtaactgagcgtttacagggagtgtccagatAAACGCAGGCAttctcaagtgttttcagggagggtgtctgacgtcagctccggccccgatcagcctcttttgATCGTACTgtaggggtaagtcctgggctacgcacatactgcacaaagtgaatttttgcagctcggcgtacacataggatcgcgcacttgcatggcgaatttacactccccctggaggcggcgactatctgatcgcaggacagcaaaattagcagcccagcgatcagatctgacttaCCCTCATGGTTTACAGATAATAGTTTTTCTGCGGGGGGCATTTGGACAACAACTTAGATCTAGAGGGGCATTTATTTGAATTCAAATCTCTTATATTTTCCAGACAAAATTAATGATTTAATTAGCCTACGGGTCTTCAGTTTGTGAGCTATATCTATAAACAAGAGTGGAATTGTAATGTAATAGTTGTGTTACGAAATGAAAGCATGAATATGAATACAAATAAATTGTTCAGGCTATTCTAGCAAATTAAAGTTTGTTAAACGCATTCATTCATTGTTTGTTTATTTTCTCCAATAATTGAGCTATACTAGTTACTAGTCATTTTGAGTGTGTTTTAAATTATCAATCTCCTGGTTGCTTTAAAAAGGCAGATTGTTTTGGCTTTAATTGTAACTTACTTTTGAATTCTGATTTACAACCAATTCACAGATAACATTTCCATCAATCACATCATAGGAAATATTCTCCCATCTCAAAATACCATGTGATATCAACCCATTTCATCATAAGAACTTCCCGTGGGGCAGATATACCAAACCATATAAAGATGACAAGCGGAGTTGTTGCCAACAGCAACCAGAGTCTAGCTACCATTCAATAGAATGTTGGAGATTATTGACAGCTAGAACGGATTGGCTACTATGGCAACACCTctgctttagaaggtttgataaattgcCCCCATATCACAATGCATTGCTATGAAGAgattatagggggaattcaattagttgtGAAAATTTCTCAGTCAGGTGGGAAAATTGGAAAAGAAAGTCTCTAAAAGAAAGACGCAGTCACTGAGGTTCCTACCTGTAGTGAAAGTTCCTTCCATGATGTAAAAAAAAGATTTGCGCCAGAATAGCTTCATATTTTATGTCGCAGTGTATCCTCTACCATCATGGCTTCCAGACAAGGAATAATATGTGGAGACGACAAATAAATCCTAGTATATTACCCTCTATATGATAAGTGGAAAATATGGAGAGGGGTAACAATAATTATACAGGTGGGGGACAGAGTGGGATTCCAAAGATGGAATGAATGAAAATGAGTTCCTTACAAAGAAGATCAGTACACCTTGCATCCAAAATTGCTCTCCTGATTACACCGTGTCCACATACATGGCATGACATAAAAACAATAAGTGGCAGGATGGGGAATTATCCTTTGTAGAATATGGGTCATTTATTTCACAAAAACATAGATCTTAAAATGATCCCTGGCTGGGGCAAAACGAGGAGATGATGGCAGACAGCATGGATGTAGAAATACACAAAAAGTCCTGGAACAACCTAACACAAACCCACTGTGGAATGGAAATAACCATTAAGTAATAAAAGAGAAAACATTCCAGCTGACGCGTTTCACTTTCAACACACAAGGAGTCTTTGTCAAGGATGATGAGCTGTGTGGCCTGGAGCCATTTATAAAGGCCTCAAGTCTAGGCAATGCGTCATGCTGTGGGCATTTCCAACCTATGAATATAATCAGCAATACAGAAAATGTATATAACAGGATATACAAATAGGCATTCTATCAAAATATCCTAACCTGTGACACAACAAACTTCAGTCAAAGGGTTAGGGCGCCCTTgctactccgggggtagtgagctgaaattattataccacgcccatcagcagaaacagaacgggtgtgggatggggtgaaaagaattgaataccgcccttataGTCTAAGTTACAGTGTATGTAACGCTCACTTTATTTACCATAGTTGACGGTTAGATGTAGGATATTGTGAAGCATAACAAGTCTTACCTGAATACTGCTATAAAACAAAGTGGGGATGAACTGCAGAAGATGACACTTCCTCTGGTGCACGTACACTTGTACATCACACATAATGCACATTGCAAGGTACACAAGGGGTGTGTCAGTTCCTTATTGGCTGCTGTGTTACATATAGGATGGGTGCTCAAATGTAAACACTAATGGAAAGATATCCCGGCTGGAGTTACCACCTGTCCAGGCTTCCTCCAGAGTCCAGACAGTCTGGGAATCACATGATTTGTCCGAAGTCTGGAGGCTTGGAAATCCTGGATGTGTAGTATGAGTACATCATGTCCCCTCTGCTGATTTGCTTCCTCTGCCCCACTGCCTACCCCCCCTGCCCCACTGCCTGCCTCCTCTGACTGTTCTGAGGGCAAAAGTAGATGGCAAACAGGggccaccacacatacacacaatactGTAATAGTATACAACAATCTGTGTTCTGTTACGCCACCAACCACATGAACGCGAGCCCCGCAATGGCTTCCAGAGCAGTGGTGGGACAGATTACTCAGAGAGCAGGACCAGGAACAGGGGTGAGTAGAGTAGGCATGTGCCAGGACACGGCAAGGTGAGGTGACATATAGGCTGGGTCCATTTACTAGTGTAATTATAGAGCACACTAAGTCACACAGTGGCTTCTGGTTTGTGTGTCAAGGCAGGGGGAGCAGGGATGGCATATAAAGATTAAAGTGGCATGACTTGAGTGGCTCTGGGCTGACACGAGGGCATCATGACATATGATGAGCTCTCTCTGATTCGATGGCATATAAGGGGGCTCTAGAATATATAGGAGCATTGAGGGTGTCTTTGGGCGTATGAGAGAGATTTGGTGCCACAGGGCCTGAAGGGGCGCTGCAACACAAAGGCATATGCCTGGAATGTTATACACATGGTCATGGGGGGATGGGTCTGTGTGAGAAGCGGAGATCTCTATGATGGGGGGATCTGACTGAAGGGGAGAGATGTGTAAGAGGGAGAGAGCTGTGTTGGGGGGTCTGAGTATGGGGGCGAGGCAGAGAAGTGTGCGTGGGGGGATGGGTCTGTGTGAGAcctgccaatctagcaggtcactcatttcacccactgggtgaaaagaGCGACCCGTCTCccaccgcacgctcagcacacatcgcgctgtgctgagcggtgggagagatgtgtgctgagcggttcgctcagcacacatctctcccacatcggcccgtgaatacgagcCTTTACAGTGTacgtcttgtaaaacacaatacacatacaaatcctgaaaaatatcagtgtcttttcttcaaccagTACAGTGTGTCTTACAAATTTAGGTGATCATTGACATTTGGATATATGTCATTTTTAtgccacgcctctcagatgtagcagttcacgcccgcgctgataggtgttactttcacataggGATGGGCATGGTGGGTTACCCatcgatggtgtgaaaccatctgcaagggaaccatcaatggtttcacccactgatGATTGAATCCATGCTTGAGTTCAGACGgttgaatcaaattgactgaggtactaattaagtcacctgtgcttaaccactgatatccttaaaacatggactgtaataGGAAACTCTGACCTAAAGTGCTTCTCAGACTTATagtaaatgacaatctctgggtgggATAAAGAGTCACGCCAATCACAAGGCTAAGATAAAGCATTATTCCGTTCACATGAAGAAATGTGTGAGGTGGAGTGTAAAACATATATTAGATGTAAATATACGATTCTAAGATAAAAGGTAAAGCATCTACTAcaaatatataattataatatattcCTAAATCATATATCAATATACATATCATGGAAAGGCATATATAGACAATTGTACCGGCCTGTCCTGATTCCCTGCAGTATTCGTTCCCCTGCTGCTCCTCTGAGCCTGTTCTCCGGCCAGGTGTCAGGTAATTGCCATCTCGTTACCAGCATGGAGCACACCTGACACCTGCCTATTTAAGCCTGTCTGATGCAGTTCTCATTGATTGTCATTTGTCTCTGGATACTGGTATTGCTGTGTGCCCCTGTGCTGTGTGTTCCTGCCAGACTACTCTCAGATCCCAGAGGAGCTACTGACTACTCATCAGGTTGCTGTCCTCATGTATTAATATGGaacatgtatgatatcctggtgacTGGGgtgctggctgtcaaaatactgaccgTGGTATCCCGGAGGTGAAAATCCTGACCGTTCCTCAAAAGATGTACTaaaccccccccctccaccacctttcacgcagcctgaccctaactctctccctgCAGTCTAaacataaagtatcaaccaatcagctccttaactatcatttttcaaacacagcctgttacatggcagttaggaagctgattggctgttcatttatcactctttggtgcagatgaattaagcctggagaaaagATAAagcagt encodes the following:
- the LOC134980789 gene encoding angiopoietin-related protein 5-like, encoding MVPNQGIICGNDKQTEWDSKDGMNENEFLTQKITPLVWFTAGSKCDQWSSNGALRSTHCCCIVNQLFPRSPIGYDCSDIWKRNKTAKSGIYTIQPEGANVNFQVSCEMSATGGWTLMQNHNGEDGLSFNQVWADFENGFGRLDGEHWLGLKYIFLLTHQNSRPSKLRISIGDFAGNLAYAQYTAFSVGNAGLFYKLSVGSYSGTAGDAFRGDIGNTATNQDGSYFSTQDKPNDNCTPMCSTGDILYPSCSYYQQAGWWFNACGLANLNGDWHSSDDNSYWISSVSWPTWRANQSLKFSKMYVIFD